The genomic stretch AGAAAGCAGTTTCTTGATAGAGAGTCTGTGAATGTCATGATGAAGTGGGGGAAAACTTGAAATGTAAATTAAGATGCATCTTCATAGAATACCCACAACTAACCATGTTCCTAAATGGGACACAGACATGGTGCATTTAAAACTTAGTGTAGTCTTAAACAATTCAGAAAAAGTCTACATCTAAGAAGCCCCATGAAAGTAATGAAAATGATAGCTCTTTGTGGCATTGCATCCACTTGATAGAACTTAGGGTAAGAAATAGTACAGACACACGAAAATCGTAAAAGCTTCAGCTATAGAAATGTCTTGACTCTACACACAATTTACTTGAGGGAGAATGTCGATgattataatgaaatatttagtcTTCACATTTTCCTCAATTGACAGGAGCAACCTCTGCATGGAGAAAAACTCTATAATGAACTTGGGGAACCCTTTAACAGTATCAAACAACTTTTTCAGTGTGAGAGAATTTATGCTGGAGGCCACCCCTATGAATGCCCAGAGAGTGGGAAATCCTTCTTCCAGACCACTCACCTAATAGTGCATGAGAAGACCCAGAGTGGACATAGTGGAGATAAAACCTATGCATGTAACAAATGTGAAAAATCCTTCAGATACAGCTCTGACCTTATCAGGCACGAGAAGACTCATACCTCAGAGAAGTACTTTGAATGTCAAGAATGTAGGCATGCCTTCAAGTACTCCTCGAACCTGCGACGCCACATGAGgacacacacaggagagaaacctttTGAATGTAGTCAGTGTGGAAAAACCTTCACAAGGAACTTTAACCTGATTTTGCACCAGAGAAACCACACGGGTGAaaagccctatgaatgtaaggaTTGTGGGAAAGCTTTTAATCAGCCATCTTCTCTGAGGAGCCATATGAgaactcacactggagagaagccctttGAATGCAGTCAGTGTGGGAAAGCTTTCAGAGAACATTCGTCACTGAAGACTCATTTGCGTACTCACACCAGAGAGAAACCATATGAGTGTAACCAGTGTGGAAAGCCCTTCCGGACAAGTACCCATCTGAATGTTCACAAGAGGATCCACACGGGGGAGAAACTTTATGAGTGTACTACTTGTGGTCAGGTGTTGAGTCGTCTCTCAACCCTCAAGAGTCACATGCGAacccacactggagagaagccctacgCATGCCAGGAGTGTGGGCGAGCCTTTAGTGAGCCCTCATCCCTCAGGAAACATGCAAGGACCCATACCGGCAAGAAGCCCTATGTCTGTCAGGAATGTGGGCGAGCCTTTGGTCAGTCTTCACACCTTATTGTACACGTGAGAACACACACTACAggaaaaccctatgaatgtaatcAGTGTGAGAAAGCGTTTCGGCATAGCTCTTCACTTACTGTGCATAAAAGGATTCATACCAGGAGAGACAACGTTAGGAATGGCAGCCTGCCTTTATCAGTGTCTCATTCATTTGGTAGGCCCCTTGCTAATTAACTTccaatttgtaaaaatataaacatttgggCCTATAATAATCTCTTACAGTACTTGTTTAGCTGCATAACATGTTTTGAtgtctaatttaatttttgtttaattctaaATGTTGTATTAGTTTCCATTATTAAATCTTTGACACATTACTTACTtgtaattagatttttaaataactatgcatggttatgtttttgtataattatttatagtGGAATGCATAAATCTTACGAGTTAGATGAGTTGGACaggtgtatatatacatgtaaccAACACCCTATTCAAGATACAGAGCATGTCTATCATTCTGGAAAGTTCCTGCATATATCTGGGTGTTTCTtacttgtctttttgttgttggtttctaaTTTAATTACATTGAGCAGACTGTGTGGTCTTTGGGTTACTGAATCTTAGGTATTTGTTGAGATTTCTTTTTGGTCTAGTATGGCACATCCTACTAGTTGTCTCCCAAAACTGCCCTTTCTTCTTTACAACAGAACCTAAGTTTTTTGTTCACATTGGTAATGTGCACTATTATAAAACCTCCATCCCCCAGTCCTTCTAGCAGTTAGAGAAGCCCACATCGCCCAGTTCTGGTCAGTTAGAGAAGTCACTGGGTGTGACTCCTGGGAAAGAGGTTGGAAAGGAGTGGTTTCATTTAGCCAGGTCCCTCTACTTGCCTTTTGCACAAGTGAACGTGGTGTCCAGTGCTAGAGGAGCCATCTGTGACCATGAGGATAAAAGCTACAGGCTAAAGAGAGTGTGGCCAGAAGTTACAAACATTCTGGTTCTGCAGTTGGTATCTTTATGTGTCTGCACCAGCCCTGAACTATTTATTTCTGAATATCTTGTTAGATGCATTTCTTGCTAGTATGTGGCATTGGCTTTttgaggagggaggtggagaggggaaggcagagatggGCTTATTACAGTTGAATACAATTTCTAACAGATGCACTTAATATATGGTCAGTTTTTATAAGTGCTTTCATGGGTGGTTGAAATCAATGTATTCTACATAAGTCTACTAAATCAAGCCTATTATTTGTGTTTCAAAATCTGcacatttataataaactagaggcctgatgcacgaagattcatgcaagaatgggccttccttcccctggctgctggcattgcctttgctccggcccggagccgccttttctgcctttgctccagcccggagccacctttccaccttcccacgctgcccagaggccctgagtggctggggtggtgtggaacgcctgcgtcgtcaccatggtgaagacgcaagagtcccgccccccactgcttggtgcctgtgtatgcaaattaaccagccatctttgttgggttaatttgcatactcctgattggctggtgggtgtcgtgaaggtacagtcaatttgcatatttctcttttattagtgtagatactagaggcctggtgcatgaaatttgtgcacagggggtgtgtgtcccttagcccagcctgcaccctctccaatttgggacccctcgagggatgtccaactgcccgtttaggcccgatcctggcatCCTGACTcataatccagaactgctggctcccaactgctcacctgcctgcctgcctgatttcccataaccgattctgcctgccagcctaatcaccccataaccactcccctgccagcctgattgatgcctaattgctcccttgctggcccaattgcccctaactgccctcccttgctggtccagtcacccctaactgccctcccttgccagcctggttgcccctaactgccagcctgattccccctaattgccctcccctgcaggcctggtccccccaactgccctcccctgcaggccttgtccctcccaactgccttcccctgcaggcttggtcacccctaactgccctcccctgccagcccagtcacccctaactgccctcccctgccagcctggtcacccctaaatgctctcccctgcaggcctgatcgctcccaactgccttcccctgcaggcctggttgcctccaactgccctcccctgcaggcctggttccccccaactgccctcctctgcagggctggttcttcccacctaccctcccctgcaggcctgagtccactccctccccccccaactgtcctcccctgcaggcctggttgcccccaactgccctcctttgccagcccagacacccctacctgccctcccctgcaggcctgattgcccccaactgtcctccctttcaggcctgttccctcccaactgccctcccctgctggcttgatcacccacaactgccctcccctgctggccatcttgtgtccacatgggggcagccatcttgtgtgttggaatgatggttaactctttattatataggattatataggattggtctcTGTCTTAATCAGTTCAGGcagctataacaaaaatactataggctgggtggcttactagtataaacaacataaatttatttctcacagttctggagcctggaagtctaagatcaaggcacTGGCAAATTCAACGTCTGCTTCCTTGTTCACTGATGGCCAGCTTCTCTCTCTGTATTCACATGACAGAAGGATTGAGGGAGCTTCTGGTgtcccttttataagggcactaatcccatccaaGAGGGGTCTACTCCCATAATCTAATCACcctccaaaggccccatctccagcTACCGTCGCACTGGGGAAGGCATTAACATATGAGTGTTGGTAGACACAAACATTTGGTCCATAGCAGTTTCTGATCTATCATTTACTAAAAGAGATACATTTAACCCTCCCGCCATGATTGTGGATTGCTGAATAAATCTTAtaattctatcattttttaatttatacattttgaagcaattaaataaacttttttgatgattttttttctggtatctgcaaagtgtttcatttttttaatttaaaaaaattgttattggAAATATtacatactgtatttttccatgtatgagatgcccccatgtataagacgccccccacttttccaaccccaaattaagaaatcaatattttaaacattttgctggttttcctattaaggccttcttttttggcatcttaaggagttgttcttcctgttttctccattgtctgatcatacactcagtgggaggaggtccaaattgtctctctgcagctctgtttccaggctcttttgcatagctgattacattcagtttgaattttgcaaagtaagacaatcgcttactggtatttatctttttattttttgacatttttatgggctcagaacactctgGTCCCCAttgcatctgcgcactctccacctcctcTAATTACAGCATCAgttgacgtcagtaacaataaagcttgtgattggaggaagcctgtttaaCAAGGTATAGGCAACTACACACTGCacggctccctcctcggctgacttctGTATATAAGACACCCCttattttcagtctaatgattttggAAAAACAGCGTCTTATACACGGGGAAATATGGTATGtcctctctttccccccattgaccccttctagcccttcccccccccccccccaggccttcaccatcctattgtctgcatccatgggttatgcatatatgcatacaagttctttggttgatctctttccacctacccatccctgccttccctctgagattcaacagtctgttccatgcttctatgtctctggatctattttatttgtcagtttattttgttaattagattacacatatgagtgagatcatgagatacttgtctttctctgactggcttatttcacttagcataatactctccaggttactccatgctgcatagtattccatgttgtAAAGGTACTACAGCTTTTTagtccactcgtctactgatgggcacttgggctgtttccagattttagctattataaattgtgctgctatgaacataggggtgcatacattctttctgattagtgtttcgtGTTTCTTAGGATATCCAGTGGAAACTTGGTTCTCAAACCTAAGGCGgtttgagaagtgatttgtttgaaaactgaatcattttttcccattagaaacaatgtaaattgaggacaaatatgtgatatcttaatcaataaagaaattaaaaaaaaataatgtaaattgaattaatatgTTCCAGactcccaaatgattccctgttttaaactttcttatatatagtacatgtctaatgtactgtttaatctataaataaacacttcttttcttaaatttatcaaaccacaCCCTACTAGCCTCAAAGGAATTTTTCATCTATCACTGCTTCCGAAATCTATCTCTGGCTAGTTACTTTTCCTATATCCAGtaaacaacagtttttctacctattcaatggcctgtgattgttgttttgtcagtactttcacacccttagcaacattaacactctctctctttttttaacagcactcttgatggcctctttagatttttaaagtgcCAATCCTTCATTTCGCCAGCAACAAATacattctcttctttgtttgttgcctgagagacactTTTGTTATGCTGAGGTATTAGCATGAAAGAGTTGTCAGGTggaaaactgaagttttggtgGATGactgagactttttaaaaatatatatattttattgattttttacagagaggaagggagagggaaagagttcgaaacatcgatcagctgccttgaccagaaccaaacctgggaccttttagtctgcaggccaacactctatccactgagccaaactggttagggtgatgactgagacattttttctgtgaacaacttggtcaagaactgaattgtttgagatgggagatttTCAAGAAACGAGGTTTAACtgtgttcctagaagtgggatcactaggccatatggcagttccattttgaggaaacgccacactattttccatagtggttgtaccagtctgcatagccaccagcagtgtactagcgttcccttttctccacaccctctccagcaattgtttgttgatttattgtttttttttttgtttttttttttttacagagaggaagagagagggatagagagctagaaacatcgatgagagagaaacatcgatcagctgcctcttgcacagcccctactggggatgtgcccgcaaccaaggtacatgcccttgaccggaatcgaacctgggacccttcagtccgcaggctgacgctctatccactgagccaaaccggtttcggctgtttgctgatttattgatggtagccattctggaaggtgtgaggtggtatctcattatcattttaatctgcatctctctgatgattagtgacattgaacatttttttatatgtcacttggccatttgtatgtcctctttgaagaagtatctattcaggtcctctgcccattttttaattagattactTATTatccttttgttgagttgcatgagtactttatatattttggaaattaacccctcttttttaataactaattttttaagagaagttttaggtttacagcaatTGTTAAGAGGAAGTTTTACCAATTTTCCTGTCTACCCTTGCCCCCACACATGTATAGCCTCcctcattatcaacatcactcactGGTATGGTGCATTTGTTAAAATTGATGAGCCTACATCAATGCTTCATAATCACCAAAAGTCCATAGTttgcattagggttcactcttggtgttgtacattctattgCTTGCATACTTTTCAATTGATCATTCTTGTAAAATTTACATGAAACACCTTCTAATAAATATCTTCCTATGAATACGAGAGTATTTCTCTAAGGTAGACTCAAAGAAGTGGGATTTGTGGGCCCTAGGATATGTGCATCTTAAACTTTCCTAGCTAGTAACAAATTGCTGATTAAAGTAAGTGTGTATATTAATTTATCCTAGTACTTAATGAGAATATCCATTTCACTCTGGTCTAATGAATGTTGAATATTATCCAACTCTATATTTTTCTAATTCCTGCAATATTAGCTTCTTGTATTAATTTCCGTATTCTTGATTACTATGtcttagcatttttctttttctgttaatgacctataattttctctttctaatataTTCTTATCAtcgaaatttaaaaattatcgaTTAATCTCttattaacattaaaatattttatgtagtcTTCAGGCTTCATTAATGGTGTTCTTTATCATCCAGAAACTAAGTAGTAAAGCTTGTTAGTTTTTTCTATGCCTTTGGATTTTGATTAAAGGTATGTtgttaatgaaattttaaattgtagcctctgttttcttttgaaatttcccaTATGTTCATACATATTGCCCTTTTTCCAGGAGAATGGGGTTTCTCAACTTTGGGGTAACAGAAGAGAACATGAACTTTCCTATTAAAAGTTATTCTCTTTACACCTTGTATGTTTTTGTAgacattttctagtttttaatagTGAAAAGGTAGACATCTGTTTTTAGCGTCTGTATAATATAAGGGAGTTTAGAAcagagtttctcaacctcagcattaTTGATTGACATTTGGGGGGCTGGATACTTTTTGTGGCTGGGCTGTCCTGTACATTATAGAATGCTGAGCAGAATCTCTTGCCTGAACTTACTACAGTAGATACCCCTCCAGCTGTGAAACTAAAGATGTCTCCAGAAATTGCCAAATGTTCCCTAGGACAAAATATCCCCCAGGTGATAACTACTACTTTAGAGCCTTTAACATATTATTCATAATTATTAAAGTTCTGTGTCTGTTAGTTTAGCCCTCAGTGTGATTGTGTTGAGCTTTTCATGGACTGTTTTTGCTGatgtatttcataatttttgGTTGAATGCTGGAAAATGTGTGTAGAACAGTGGACACTAAggtttatattattaattattggcAGTAGGCACACCTATATTTTTACTAGAATATTTTTGAGAGAGCTATCTAGTGGTAGTCATTGCATCCAGGTTTCATTATATTCTAGTGCTACCTTGTTATCTTGTGCTTATGGTGGGGCTGTTTTGACAGAGGGTTTTCATCATTTGCTTCATTGTCAGCTGTAGACGTTCCCTGTGAAGCTGCATCTCAGAGGGTCTCCACATTCCTGCCACTTCCTCAGAGATTCTATACTATCATGATTACTCACACTTGGCCCTTAGCAATTCATTATATATTTAgatgaattatttttaactattcaTTTTGCATCCAAATAACTTCCTTTGTGCTCTGCCATAAATGAACCAGTTCTCCTGGTGGTCTCTCCTTGGACGACCCTGTCTTTCTTTAGATTTTAGGTTATTTTGTTGCACTTTACATCAATTGTCTTATGGGTTCAAGAAAATGAATGATTTTGTAGTTTACATGGATTTTTTATTGTTAGGTTGGGAGCAATActcatttccattttttgtttgctAGGCAGAGAAGTTCAGATTCTCTCAAATTTCtcctaatattttaataatattgttttatcatttttggATTTTAAATCCATTATCATATAACCATGcaaatttatagttttataagaTACTTATTTACAAAATTACTTTTGTGCAGAGGAAAAGACATTTTCTGCACACCTAAGAATTTATATTAATACATTAATAactaatatatttacttttatgatACCTTTACAATTCTTAAATTGAATTTGGAATGGTATAAGAAACACTCATATACCCTTTAGAGTCAACAATTATATAGTGTCACATTACATGCACATACATTTTCTTGCTAAAACCTTgatatttatcaaatattgaaGAATCTAAAGAATATTCTCCACATAACTAGAATACTATTATTACAAACACCAAAGAATATTAGTAATTtactaagttttaaaatttttattttaaattatagttgacataaaatattgcaatgtagtgattagatatttattaaTAACTTTAATAATGGATAcatattcaaattatttcaattgcttccaaaatatttttatagctgtGTATTTGAATCAGAATACCACTTAGATTGACATTGGATTTGATTGTTATGTtgcttttatctgttttctagaATAGCCTTAGTCTTAAACTGATAattgactttctttttaaaggataCTGACTTTAGAAGAGTCCAGATCACATGGCTTGTTGAATGCACTATGTTCTTGATTTGCCTGATTGTTTCCTCAGATATTATTTAActtgttattctgttccatgtattTTATGAATACTAATACTCAAGTCTGAAAGAACAGGTCTCAGCAAGCTTTTTCTCTCATGGACCAGTGAGTAAATATTTTGGCTTTGGGATTTTGCAGTGTCTTTCACAACAACTTAACTCTGACATTGTAGTATGAAAGGAGGCATAGACAAAATCCATCAACACATGACTGTGGATGTGTTCCGgtaaaagtttatttataaaagcaggcAGATGCCTGGATTTAACCTGCATGTTATAGTTTCCCAACACTTGATTGAAACCCTGGATTAGATTTTGGTTAGACTGATTTGTCAATAATTCTTTATTTACACACACAGGATGTTATAAAGTCACGTCTTATCAGGAGATAATGTTAGGTTGCCCACTATCGATAAAGTTAAGCTGATCATTAAGGTTTTATGGTGACTGTCAGATCTCCCTATTGTAAATGTGCACTTTGGCCCTTGTAATTAATCAATAATATATGAGGTGGTATTTTTGGCAGTGTGGGACTAGCCTGACCTCCAACAgccttttacattttgttttagtGGCCATTTACTTGGTATTGCAAAATcatgattttctaattttatctcaTCTTTTACAATTATTAGCTGATATTTTTAGGTATCACTATGGACTCATGGATGTTTTTAATGTTATGCCCATTTATAGGCATTTCCCATAAGTTCAAATTATACAAATGTGGTCCGTGAAAACCCATAGGGAATTTCTTCCAGGTGAAATTGCTCTGGATTGGGTTTTGCCcagatgaaataatatatataaatacaagtaCATAATATACTGTAGCAATATACACCTTGCACACAActcaaatttataaaatgcaaGGATGTAGAAACTCTATTGATTTTACTCTAACATTTTCTTTACATATGAGCTTTGTGAAATCAGGAACTGAATCTGTCTTGATCTGTGTACAGCACATGGTGAgtaagggaaatatttttaaatgaaaaattagtaAGTCTTTAGAAATGAAGAGTGAAGAAGTCAAGGCATGTAGGTTGTGAGGCCAAATATAGGTATTTGACTGAACATTACTTTACTCTTTTATGTCATTATAAGATAGACCTTTGATGATGGTTTTccttgttatatatatttaacttaagGAACATTTTTGTAGAAAAACAGGTTGAAGTGGAGGGTTTAACCCAAGACAACTGAGGAATTGGGTCATAGCTCCTTGACTGTGCTGGGATTGA from Eptesicus fuscus isolate TK198812 chromosome 6, DD_ASM_mEF_20220401, whole genome shotgun sequence encodes the following:
- the ZNF333 gene encoding zinc finger protein 333, translated to MSIDWESQPKAKESIPMQDILEENSSHDLQMGPGLDLRMQIRPMMGERGILSPPEDRPALWESPWPSGYTGLKAAVQVQGVATLEPELDVPDPWAAKGSALLAQDPVWLQEKSIEEEAVVPGVLSTCVQEPVTFADVTVLFTPEEWMFLDSAQRSLYRDVMLENYKNLTSVAGDQLCKLSTFSYLEQREELWITDRGMFPGVRTEPQPQPQESILNQDTFAKIASIGIEREQPLHGEKLYNELGEPFNSIKQLFQCERIYAGGHPYECPESGKSFFQTTHLIVHEKTQSGHSGDKTYACNKCEKSFRYSSDLIRHEKTHTSEKYFECQECRHAFKYSSNLRRHMRTHTGEKPFECSQCGKTFTRNFNLILHQRNHTGEKPYECKDCGKAFNQPSSLRSHMRTHTGEKPFECSQCGKAFREHSSLKTHLRTHTREKPYECNQCGKPFRTSTHLNVHKRIHTGEKLYECTTCGQVLSRLSTLKSHMRTHTGEKPYACQECGRAFSEPSSLRKHARTHTGKKPYVCQECGRAFGQSSHLIVHVRTHTTGKPYECNQCEKAFRHSSSLTVHKRIHTRRDNVRNGSLPLSVSHSFGRPLAN